One segment of Macaca fascicularis isolate 582-1 chromosome 2, T2T-MFA8v1.1 DNA contains the following:
- the TASOR gene encoding protein TASOR isoform X10: MNVTCRRMPIELHHFWLTEPMSLLRSNSFNADRNIDKYNYTLWKGQLLNKGKLLCYISLRSATRAFLPIKLPEKLDVETVMSIDHLKQKIPPALFYKETYLGPNEVLKNGMYCSLYEVVEKTRIGSNMESLLQKLDREKLVLVKPLGDRGYLFLLSPYQMVPPYEYQTAKSRVLHALFLFQEPRSIVTSQKGSTNAAPKERHESMPDVLKIAQFLQFSLIQCRKEFKNISTINFHSVVEKYVSEFFKRGFGSGKREFIMFPYDSRLDDKKFLYSAPRNKSHIDTCLHAYIFRPEMYQLPICKLKELFEENRKLQQFSPLSDYEGQEEEVNGTKMKFGKRNNSRGETILSGKQRSSHSLDYDKDRVKELINLIQCRKKNVGGDSDTEDIRSKTVLKRKLEDLPENMRKLAKTSNLSENCHLFEESPQPIGSLGHDADLRRQQQDTCNSGIADIHRLFNWLSETLANARHSDASLTDTVNKALGLSTDDAYEELRQKHEYELNSNPDKKEYEQPTCAKIENAQFKGTQSLLLEVDATSKYSVAISTTEVGTDHKLHLKEDPNLISVNNFEDCSLCPSVPIEHGFRRQQSKSNNVEETEIHWKLIPITGGNARSPEDQLGKHGEKQTPGMKSPEEQLVCVPPQEAFPNDPRVINRQRSSDYQFPSSPFTDTLKGTTEDDVLTGQVEEQCVPAAEAEPPAVSETTERTVLGEYNLFSRKIEEILKEKNVSYVSRVSTPIFTTQEKMKRLSEFIYSKTSKAGVQEFVDGLHEKLNTIIIKASAKGGNLPPVSPNDSGAKIASNLLERHVIPVSSSDFNNKHLLEPLCSDPLKDTNSNEQHSTSTLSLTEVEMNQPQHATELTVTSDHTVPGDMAREPVEETTKSPSDVNISAQPALSNFISQLEPEVFNSLVKIMKDVQKNTVKFYIHEEEESVLCKEIKEYLIKLGNTECHPEQFLERRSKLDKLLIIIQNEDIAGFIHKIPGLVTLKKLPCVSFAGVDSLDDVKNHTYNELFVSGGFIVSDESILNPEVVTIENLKNFLTFLEELSTPEGKWQWKVHCKFQKKLKELGRLNAKALSLLTLLNVYQKKHLVEILSYHNCDSQTRNAPELDCLIRLQAQNIQQRHIVFLTEKTIKMLSSYTDNGIVVATAEDFMQNFKNLVGYHNSITEENLPQLGANENLESQSDAVLTLTPLELGVGISQH; this comes from the exons atCTAACAGCTTTAATGCAGATAGAAACATAG atAAATATAACTATACCTTGTGGAAAGGACAgcttttaaataaaggaaaactttTGTGTTATATTTCTCTGAGGTCAGCCACTCGTGCTTTTTTGCCTATCAAACT acCTGAGAAGTTAGATGTTGAAACAGTTATGAGTATTGATCATCTGAAACAGAAAATCCCTCCAGCACTGTTTTATAAGGAAACATACTTAGGTCCAAATGAAG TTTTGAAGAATGGAATGTATTGCAGCCTTTATGAAGTTGTAGAAAAAACAAGAATTGGAAGTAACATGGAGAGTTTACTGCAAAAACTAGACAGAGAAAAACTT GTTCTTGTTAAacctttgggagaccgaggatacctttttcttctctccccttATCAGATGGTTCCTCCATATG AATATCAGACTGCCAAGTCTCGAGTCCTACATGCTTTGTTTCTATTTCAAGAACCTAGAAGCATAGTTACTT CACAAAAAGGTTCAACCAATGCAGCACCAAAGGAGAGGCATGAGAGCATGCCAGATGTATTAAAAATAGCTCagtttttacaattttctttGATTCAGTGTcgaaaggaatttaaaaatataagcactATAAATTTTCATTCTGTTGTTGAAAAGTATGTAAGTGAATTTTTTAAGCGAGGTTTTGGTTCAGGTAAACGAGAGTTTATTATGTTTCCATATGATTCACGATTAGATGATAAAAAGTTCTTATACTCAGCTCCCAGAAATAAATCCCATATTGATACTTGTTTGCATGCCTATATTTTTCGGCCTGAAATGTATCAGTTACctatttgtaaattaaaagaactatttgaagaaaatagaaaacttcaaCAGTTTAGTCCACTTTCAGATTATGAAGGTCAAGAAGAAGAAGTGAATGGtacaaaaatgaaatttggaaaacgAAATAACTCAAGGGGTGAAACCATTCTATCTGGAAAGCAAAGATCATCTCATTCTTTGGATTATGATAAGGATAGAGTCAAAGAATTGATTAATTTAATTCAGTGTAGGAAAAAGAATGTGGGTGGGGACTCAGACACCGAAGATATAAGAAGCAAAACTGTCTTGAAGAGGAAGCTTGAGGATCTACCTGAAAATATGAGAAAGCTCGCCAAAACCAGTAATTTATCTGAAAATTGCCATCTGTTTGAAG agTCTCCACAGCCTATTGGCTCACTTGGACATGATGCTGACTTGAGGCGGCAGCAGCAGGATACCTGTAACTCCGGCATTGCTGACATCCATAGGCTGTTTAATTGGTTATCAGAAACACTAGCAAATGCGCGCCATTCTGATGCATCTCTGACAGACACAGTCAACAAAGCCTTAGGATTGAGCACTGATGATGCCTATGAAGAGCTGAGGCAAAAACATGAGTATGAGTTGAACTCTAACCCAGATAAGAAAGAATATGAGCAGCCTACTTGTGCAAAAATTGAAAATGCACAGTTTAAGGGTACTCAGAGCTTATTACTAGAAGTTGATGCAACATCTAAGTATTCTGTTGCTATTTCTACCACCGAAGTGGGCACTGACCATAAGCTACATTTGAAAGAA GATCCAAATTTAATTAGCGTGAATAATTTTGAAGATTGCAGTTTGTGTCCCAGTGTTCCCATTGAACATGGATTTCGTAGACAACAGTCTAAGTCAAATAATGTTGAAGAGACTGAAATACATTGGAAACTGATACCAATTACAG GAGGGAATGCAAGAAGCCCAGAAGACCAGCTGGGGAAACATGGTGAGAAACAAACACCAG GTATGAAATCACCAGAAGAACAACTggtgtgtgtgccaccacaggaGGCCTTTCCTAACGACCCCCGGGTAATAAATAGACAGAGAAGTTCTGATTACCAGTTtccatcctctccatttacagaCACACTAAAGGGCACCACTGAGGATGACGTGTTGACAGGTCAGGTGGAGGAGCAGTGTGTGCCAGCAGCAGAGGCAGAGCCGCCTGCAGTGAGCGAAACCACAGAGAGGACAGTGTTAGGAGAGTACAATCTCTTTTCTAGGAAGATAGAAGAGATTTTGAAGGAAAAGAATGTTTCATATGTCAGTAGAGTTTCCACACCTATCTTTACAACACAAGAGAAGATGAAACGGCTTTCCGAGTTCATATATTCTAAGACTTCCAAAGCTGGTGTGCAGGAGTTTGTAGATGGTTTGCATGAGAAgctaaatactattattattaaagcATCAGCCAAGGGTGGGAATTTGCCACCAGTCAGTCCTAATGATTCTGGTGCTAAGATAGCATCGAATCTTCTGGAAAGGCATGTCATACCAGTTTCCTCAAGTGACTTCAACAATAAACATCTCCTTGAGCCACTGTGTAGTGATCCTTTGAAAGACACCAACTCTAATGAGCAGCATTCCACTTCGACTTTGAGTTTAACTGAAGTAGAAATGAACCAGCCTCAACATGCCACAGAGTTAACGGTGACTTCTGATCATACTGTACCTGGTGATATGGCCCGGGAACCAGTAGAAGAAACAACAAAATCCCCCAGTGATGTAAACATTTCTGCTCAACCGGCTCTTTCAAATTTTATAAGCCAGTTAGAACCTGAAGTATTTAATAGTTTGGTTAAAATCATGAAAGATGTCCAGAAAAATACTGTGAAATTTTATATTCATGAAGAAGAAGAGAGTGTGCTCTGTAAAGAAATAAAG GAATATCTTATCAAATTAGGCAATACAGAATGTCATCCAGAACAGTTTTTGGAAAGAAGATCAAAATTAGATAAACTATTGATTATTATTCAAAATGAAGACATTGCAGGTTTCATTCACAAG ATACCTGGCTTGGTGACTTTAAAGAAGCTTCCCTGCGTTAGTTTTGCTGGTGTTGATAGCCTGGATGATGTTAAAAATCATACATACAATGAATTATTTGTATCTGGAGGTTTTATCGTATCTGATGAATCAATTCTAAATCCAGAGGTTGTCACAATTG AGaaccttaaaaattttttgacaTTCCTTGAAGAACTTAGTACTCCAGAAGGAAAATGGCAATGGAAAGTCCACTGTAAATTTCAGAAGAAACTAAAGGAACTAGGCAG ATTGAATGCTAAAGCTCTAAGTCTGTTGACGCTTCTGAATGTCTATCAGAAGAAACATCTGGTTGAAATTTTGTCATACCACAATTGTGATTCACAAACTCGAAATGCTCCAGAATTGGATTGCCTTATCAGACTTCAGGCTCAGAACATACAGCAACGACACATAGTCTTTTTAACAG AGAAGACCATCAAGATGCTTTCCAGTTATACAGATAATGGAATAGTGGTTGCAACTGCTGAAGACTTcatgcaaaactttaaaaatcttgtGGGCTATCACAACTCAATCACAGAAGAAAACCTTCCGCAGCTTGGTGCTAATGAGAATCTTGAGTCCCAGTCAG ATGCTGTTTTGACATTAACCCCTTTGGAGCTGGGAGTTGGGATTTCCCAACATTAA